In one Balaenoptera musculus isolate JJ_BM4_2016_0621 chromosome 20, mBalMus1.pri.v3, whole genome shotgun sequence genomic region, the following are encoded:
- the LOC118886081 gene encoding 60S ribosomal protein L13a-like, with translation MAEGQALVLDGRGHLRGRLAAIVAKQVLLGRKVVVVRCEGINISGNFYRNKLKYLAFLRKRMNTNPSRGPYHFRAPSRIFWRTVRGMLPHKTKRGQAALDRLKVFDGIPPPCDKKKRMVVPAALKVVRLKPTRKFAYLGRLAHEVGWKYQAVTATLEEKRKEKAKIHYRKKQQLMRLRKQAEKNIEKKIDRFTEVLKTHGFLVSAQ, from the coding sequence ATGGCGGAGGGACAGGCCCTGGTTCTCGATGGCCGAGGCCATCTCCGGGGCCGCCTGGCGGCCATCGTGGCTAAGCAGGTGCTTCTGGGTCGAAAGGTGGTGGTTGTGCGCTGTGAGGGCATCAACATTTCTGGCAATTTCTATAGAAACAAGTTGAAGTACCTGGCATTCCTCCGCAAGCGGATGAACACCAACCCCTCCCGTGGCCCCTACCACTTCCGAGCCCCCAGCCGCATCTTCTGGCGGACAGTGCGAGGCATGCTGCCCCACAAGACCAAGCGAGGCCAGGCCGCTCTGGACCGCCTCAAGGTGTTTGATGGGATCCCGCCACCCTGTGACAAGAAAAAGCGGATGGTGGTTCCTGCCGCCCTCAAGGTTGTGCGTCTAAAGCCTACACGGAAGTTTGCCTACCTAGGGCGCCTGGCTCATGAGGTTGGCTGGAAGTACCAGGCAGTAACGGCTACactggaggagaagagaaaggagaaggccAAGATCCACTACCGCAAAAAGCAGCAGCTCATGAGGCTACGGAAGCAGGCCGAAAAGAACATAGAGAAGAAAATCGACCGATTCACAGAGGTCCTCAAGACCCATGGATTCTTAGTCTCAGCCCAATAA